The genomic DNA ACCTATGATTTCGGAGAATTGGACGAGATCGTCCTGGCCTACGCCACGACGATTCACAAGAGCCAGGGGTCCGAATACCCGGTGGTCGTTATTCCGGTGGTGACCCAGCATTACACGATGCTCCACCGCAACCTGATTTATACCGGCGTGACGCGGGGCAAACGGCTCGTGGTCATGCTCGGCCAGCGCCGCGCGCTCGCCATGGCGGTGCGTGGGACACAGGGGCGGCGGCGCTGGACGAAACTGGGGGAATGGCTGACGCCTCTATGACCCTTGGCGAAAGACAACCATGTCGGGATTTTATCACAGACGTATGCGCGCGCCGTTTGCGATGCCTGCCCCGGTGTGCGGAGCGCCCTCCGTCGCGCGCTGTAGAAAATGTTCTAAGCTGTTCAATTCGCAAAAGAAAACTTTGTTGTTCCGGGGCTGGGGTGGGAGTGAGCACCCCTCGTCCGCCAAGGGCGGCACCGGGCGTCTTCGGGACCGGCACCCCTTCCGAACGGGCGGATTTCCCCTGGCCGAATGTCGCAGGAAAGGGCGTCTGGCCTTTGGCGTGCTTGACGGACGGCTCGTACCCTGTGACAAAGATAATTCGGCATCCTTTATGAGCTTGAAGACACATGTTCGACCGCCCGCCCCGCCAGGGCTACCGCGCTCCCGAGATCACCAAGGCCAACGTCACCGCCACTGTGAAGTGGTTCAACCCCACCAAGGGGTTCGGCTTCGTGTCCCCCGAGGACGGTTCGCCCGACGCCTTCCTGCACGTCTCCGCGGTTCAGGCCGCCGGCTATGACGCGCTCGACGAAGGCGCGACCATCGTTTGCGACCTTGCCCGCGGCCCCAAGGGTCCGCAGGTTGCTTCCATTCAATCCGTGGACACGTCCACCGCCTCCCGCGCTCCGGCCCGTCCGGCCCGCACGGGCGCCGGCGGCGGCTTTGGCGGCGGCGGCTATGACCGTGGCGGCTACGGCGGCGGCGGCGGTTACGACCGCGGCGGCTGGGGCAACGACGCCGGCGGCGGCGAAGAGGTCGACGGCACCGTCAAGTGGTTCAACGCCGACAAGGGCTTCGGCTTCATCACGCCGAGCACTGGTGGCAAGGACGTGTTCGTCCATGTGAACGTTCTGCGTCGCTCCGGCATGCAGACGCTCCAGGAAGGCGATCAGGTGCGCGTGACCGTCCGCCAGGGCCAGAAGGGTCCGGAGGCCGGTAAGGTCGAGTACCGCTAAACCGTCTTCAGCCTCTGAAGAACGGTCGGGGCGCTTCCGCAAGGAAGCGCCCCGATTCATTTCGGGCTCCCGAGGGCAACGCCAAAGGCATCCGCATCGTTGCGGTGAATCCCCATCTTGCCCAAACCTTGTGCATGCTGCGACAGTGCCTGGGCGGTTTGGACCCGGCGGGTCCTGGACCGCGGCGGTATCCGGGGGCTTGCCGGCGGCGCGGAGCGATCATCGCCGGCGCGGCGGAAAGTCCTGGCGACCGGGTACCTGTACCGGGGTTGTGGGGAGGTGACGAGGTGAGGGAAGGCATGAGGAACGATCCGCCGGGCTACCGGCCCCAGGACGCCGCGACGTTGCGGTCCAACGCGCTGTTCGGGCGTCTGCCCGACCGGTCGCTGGAACTTCTCGTCAGCACCGCGCAGGTGCGCACGGTGCCGCGCGGCACCACCCTGTTCGTTCAGGACGAGGATGCCGACCGCTTCTTCGCGCTGCTCGACGGCTGGGTGAAGCTCTACCGCCTGACCCGCGACGGGGCGGAGGCGGTGGTGACCATCGTCGCCCCCGGCGAGACCTTCGCCGAGGCGGCCATGTTCGCGAGCGGCAAGTTTCCGGTCTGCGCGGAGGCGGTCGCCGACTCGCGCGTCATGACCCTGACGGCGGAGGGCTTCGCCCGCTGTCTGCGTGAGGACGACCAGATCGCCTTCG from Azospirillum brasilense includes the following:
- a CDS encoding cold-shock protein; translated protein: MFDRPPRQGYRAPEITKANVTATVKWFNPTKGFGFVSPEDGSPDAFLHVSAVQAAGYDALDEGATIVCDLARGPKGPQVASIQSVDTSTASRAPARPARTGAGGGFGGGGYDRGGYGGGGGYDRGGWGNDAGGGEEVDGTVKWFNADKGFGFITPSTGGKDVFVHVNVLRRSGMQTLQEGDQVRVTVRQGQKGPEAGKVEYR
- a CDS encoding Crp/Fnr family transcriptional regulator, translated to MRNDPPGYRPQDAATLRSNALFGRLPDRSLELLVSTAQVRTVPRGTTLFVQDEDADRFFALLDGWVKLYRLTRDGAEAVVTIVAPGETFAEAAMFASGKFPVCAEAVADSRVMTLTAEGFARCLREDDQIAFAMLGSLSVRLRHLVQQIEQLQVQPTAQRVGSFLLRFCPEGGGATSFALPFDKALIARRLGMQPETFSRALAKLRGVGVETQGGTVSVADLDALRRFCNADSGGSEQGG